The proteins below are encoded in one region of Alkaliphilus flagellatus:
- the alaS gene encoding alanine--tRNA ligase, with protein sequence MKKLGVNEIRKEFLEFFKTKGHIIQPSFPLVPQKDKSLLLINSGMAPLKPYFAGIEEPPGKRMATCQKCIRTGDIENVGKTARHATFFEMLGNFSFGDYFKKESIQWGWEFVTKNLELPVDKLWATVYLEDDEAFEIWSKQVGLPEDRIVRLGKADNFWEIGIGPCGPCSEIYFDRGQKYGCGSKDCKPGCECDRYVEFWNHVFTQFDRDEDGNYNPLPNPNIDTGMGLERMACIMQGVDSIFDIDTMQYILNGVCEITNTEYNKDEKTDVSIRIITDHVRSISLMIGDGILPSNEGRGYVLRRLLRRAARHGKLLGVNRAFLYELVDRVAKNYGETYTELIEKKDYIKKVIQVEEERFMETIDQGMEILNQYIEELLGASENVLSGTNAFKLYDTYGFPFDLTKEILDEKGLSVDEKSFESEMEKQRQRAREARVGVDTEGWKEDVFAGLNKDINTVFKGYNNLELEGKVLAIINNGEVVEECTIGDEATIILDETVFYGEGGGQVGDIGTLYNETTKLTVLDTKKGPHNQIHHIVKIEDGLLHIGDTIKAKVDVTTRMNTARNHTATHLLHKALKDVVGEHVNQAGSLVTPERLRFDFTHFEGLTKEQVAKIEENVNKQILGGLNVNIFETSIDEARKIGAQALFGEKYGDIVRVVKVGDYSTELCGGTHVNNSGEIGILIILSEAGVAAGVRRIEAITGIEAYRYVQKNQETIQKIAETLKTQTQNVIGRVDELVQEVKEKDKEIDKLKSQLASNSTGDFLNNADSINGVNIIVESIDNQDMDDLRKIGDALKEKIGTGVIVLASNNNNKANFVAMATKDAVSKGVHSGNLVKEAAKIAGGGGGGRPDMAQAGGKNPQKIEEALAVIKDLLKTQLNG encoded by the coding sequence ATGAAGAAATTAGGCGTGAATGAAATTAGAAAAGAATTTCTAGAGTTTTTTAAAACTAAAGGTCATATAATACAACCTAGTTTTCCTTTAGTACCTCAAAAGGATAAGAGTTTACTGTTAATAAACTCTGGGATGGCACCATTAAAACCTTATTTTGCAGGGATAGAAGAGCCACCAGGAAAAAGAATGGCTACGTGTCAAAAATGTATTCGTACAGGTGATATTGAAAATGTAGGAAAAACAGCAAGACATGCTACTTTTTTTGAAATGTTAGGGAACTTTTCATTTGGTGACTATTTCAAAAAAGAGTCTATTCAGTGGGGATGGGAGTTTGTAACAAAGAATCTAGAGTTACCAGTTGATAAGCTTTGGGCTACTGTATATTTAGAAGATGATGAGGCTTTTGAAATCTGGAGTAAGCAAGTTGGTTTGCCAGAAGATAGGATTGTTAGGTTAGGTAAGGCTGACAACTTTTGGGAGATCGGTATAGGCCCATGCGGACCATGTTCAGAAATTTATTTTGATCGTGGACAAAAGTATGGCTGTGGAAGTAAAGACTGCAAGCCAGGCTGCGAATGTGACAGATATGTTGAATTTTGGAATCATGTATTTACACAATTTGATAGAGATGAAGATGGAAATTATAATCCTCTTCCAAACCCCAATATAGATACAGGTATGGGACTGGAGAGAATGGCTTGTATTATGCAAGGTGTAGACTCTATTTTTGATATAGACACAATGCAATATATATTAAATGGAGTATGTGAAATTACTAATACAGAGTATAATAAGGATGAAAAAACTGATGTGTCTATTAGAATTATAACCGATCATGTACGCTCTATATCTTTAATGATTGGTGATGGAATACTGCCAAGTAACGAAGGTAGGGGTTATGTTTTAAGAAGATTATTAAGAAGAGCTGCACGTCATGGAAAATTATTAGGAGTAAATAGAGCATTCTTGTACGAGTTAGTAGATAGAGTGGCTAAGAACTATGGTGAAACCTATACTGAGCTAATTGAAAAGAAGGATTATATTAAAAAGGTAATACAAGTTGAAGAAGAGCGATTTATGGAAACGATAGATCAAGGTATGGAGATTTTAAACCAGTATATAGAAGAATTATTAGGTGCAAGTGAAAACGTATTAAGTGGAACAAACGCATTTAAGTTATATGATACTTATGGATTTCCATTTGATTTAACTAAAGAAATATTAGATGAAAAAGGACTATCTGTAGATGAAAAGAGTTTTGAAAGTGAAATGGAAAAACAAAGGCAAAGAGCTCGGGAAGCAAGGGTAGGTGTTGATACTGAGGGCTGGAAAGAGGATGTTTTTGCAGGACTAAACAAAGATATCAATACAGTTTTTAAAGGGTATAATAATTTAGAACTAGAAGGAAAAGTACTAGCTATTATAAATAATGGTGAAGTTGTTGAAGAATGTACTATAGGAGATGAAGCTACTATCATACTAGATGAAACTGTTTTCTATGGTGAAGGTGGAGGACAGGTAGGCGATATTGGTACTTTATACAATGAAACAACAAAATTGACTGTATTAGATACTAAAAAAGGACCACATAATCAAATTCATCATATTGTTAAAATAGAAGATGGCTTACTCCATATCGGTGATACTATTAAAGCTAAAGTAGATGTTACTACTAGAATGAATACTGCTCGTAACCATACTGCTACTCATTTATTGCACAAAGCTTTAAAAGATGTAGTAGGTGAGCATGTTAATCAGGCAGGGTCTCTTGTGACTCCCGAAAGGCTAAGATTTGACTTTACTCATTTTGAAGGATTAACAAAGGAGCAAGTAGCTAAAATTGAAGAAAATGTTAATAAACAAATATTAGGTGGACTAAATGTAAATATCTTTGAAACATCTATAGATGAAGCTAGAAAGATAGGTGCTCAAGCTTTATTTGGTGAAAAGTATGGTGATATAGTTAGAGTAGTTAAGGTTGGAGATTATAGCACCGAACTTTGTGGAGGAACCCATGTAAATAATAGTGGTGAAATAGGAATTTTAATTATATTAAGTGAGGCAGGCGTTGCTGCTGGTGTAAGAAGGATTGAGGCTATTACAGGTATTGAAGCATATAGATATGTACAAAAAAATCAAGAGACAATACAAAAAATAGCAGAAACATTAAAGACACAAACTCAAAATGTAATCGGGCGTGTAGATGAATTAGTACAAGAAGTAAAGGAAAAAGATAAAGAAATAGATAAACTTAAAAGCCAGTTAGCAAGCAATTCCACCGGGGATTTTTTAAATAATGCAGATAGTATTAATGGAGTAAATATAATTGTTGAGTCTATAGATAATCAAGATATGGACGATTTAAGAAAAATTGGAGATGCATTAAAAGAAAAGATTGGAACAGGAGTAATTGTTTTAGCGTCTAATAACAATAATAAGGCTAATTTTGTCGCTATGGCTACAAAGGATGCAGTTTCAAAAGGAGTACATTCTGGTAATTTAGTTAAAGAAGCTGCTAAAATTGCTGGTGGCGGTGGTGGTGGAAGACCAGACATGGCACAAGCAGGTGGAAAAAACCCTCAAAAAATAGAAGAAGCTTTAGCTGTTATAAAGGATTTATTAAAAACTCAATTAAATGGGTAA
- a CDS encoding IreB family regulatory phosphoprotein: MSEKLNFTMKFDLDKEKETKAKDIILTVYKALEEKGYNPTNQFVGYILSGDPTYITSYNNARSLIRQIERDELLEELLKTYLDKK, encoded by the coding sequence ATGTCAGAAAAACTTAATTTTACTATGAAGTTTGATCTAGATAAAGAAAAAGAAACTAAGGCAAAGGATATAATTTTAACTGTATATAAAGCCTTGGAAGAAAAGGGATACAACCCTACAAATCAGTTTGTTGGATATATTTTATCTGGAGATCCTACTTATATTACAAGCTATAATAATGCTAGAAGCTTAATAAGACAAATAGAAAGAGATGAATTATTAGAAGAGTTATTAAAGACATATTTAGATAAAAAGTAG
- a CDS encoding alkaline phosphatase family protein, with product MNIRAIRFITVLILVMTIVTGISYGSENNIHDYDDVKVVMVIINRIDFSDLEKMPYVRRLIDKSSIALMNTKASGANNEFKSYATIGWGIRSEASQNTSLFYNLDEDTESIYERRTGNEASENGIINLDISKLITQNQRSEYGSTPGSLGQVLREHGYKTSLIGNSDTDDTEIRSAGLIAMDFDGFIDSGNVSSDLIKEDITRPFGIKTNYELLIEEFEKAYSDSNLIVIETGDTTRLERYKENLYPEAYENHKTNILKEIDDFISNIAENFNEENTKLMIVAPYPSNAAASKGERLTPVVIHEGGDDGHILYSSTTRRDGIVGNVDIGPTILSYFNLSSDKMTGRVLTSHRHEDNLNYINNLNKRVVNTSTQRYRVLYSFAIYEIITSLLALILIMLRNSISTRWYKYMSLALVGNMVAPFTLLLIPLFRVTNITITYLLLLGITIGIVFLLYLVANGNSLNLILYAMVLLVGGLLIDTITGQNLIKNSLLGYDPIIGARYYGIGNEYMGILIGAVLVLTTVLSERYSINKYMLIIIYGFVTIIIGFPRLGANVGGTITAVFAFVFVSIRLLGQKINIKKLIYIALAVIGAVGVMAIIDLFILESQSHLAGAIKQIISSGPIVIYQIIVRKISMNLRIMGVTIWSKVLLSAIVVLSILFYKPIGFIKQISLKYPKIAIGWSGIIVACIIGFAVNDSGVVAAATSVIFLTSTILYLIIDDLSH from the coding sequence TTGAATATAAGAGCAATTCGCTTTATTACAGTGTTAATTTTAGTAATGACAATAGTAACAGGTATATCTTATGGATCTGAAAATAACATACATGATTATGATGATGTTAAGGTAGTAATGGTTATAATTAATCGAATTGATTTTAGTGACTTAGAGAAAATGCCTTATGTGAGACGATTAATTGATAAAAGTTCTATTGCCCTAATGAACACTAAGGCTTCTGGAGCAAATAATGAATTTAAGTCTTATGCTACTATAGGATGGGGAATACGATCAGAGGCTTCACAGAATACTTCTTTATTTTATAATCTAGATGAAGATACTGAATCAATCTATGAGAGACGTACTGGGAATGAAGCATCTGAAAATGGTATTATTAATTTAGATATTAGTAAATTAATTACTCAAAACCAAAGAAGTGAGTATGGTTCGACACCTGGCTCGTTGGGTCAAGTGTTAAGAGAACATGGATATAAGACTTCGTTAATAGGCAATAGCGATACTGATGATACTGAAATTAGATCTGCGGGCTTAATAGCTATGGACTTTGATGGATTTATCGACTCTGGAAATGTAAGTAGTGATTTAATAAAAGAGGATATAACAAGACCCTTTGGTATTAAAACTAATTATGAGTTATTAATAGAAGAATTTGAAAAAGCGTATTCAGATTCAAATTTAATAGTAATTGAAACTGGCGATACTACAAGGTTAGAAAGATATAAAGAAAATCTATATCCTGAAGCCTATGAAAACCATAAAACAAATATATTGAAGGAAATAGATGATTTTATTTCTAACATCGCTGAAAACTTTAATGAAGAAAATACTAAACTTATGATTGTTGCTCCATATCCATCTAATGCAGCAGCAAGTAAGGGAGAAAGATTAACTCCTGTTGTTATCCATGAGGGGGGAGATGATGGACATATTCTATATTCATCAACTACAAGAAGAGATGGAATTGTAGGCAATGTAGATATTGGACCAACAATTTTATCTTATTTTAATTTAAGCTCAGATAAAATGACAGGGAGAGTATTAACATCACATCGACATGAGGATAACTTAAATTATATTAATAATTTAAATAAAAGAGTAGTTAATACATCTACACAAAGGTATAGAGTTTTATATAGCTTTGCTATATACGAAATAATTACTTCACTTTTAGCTTTAATATTAATAATGCTTAGAAACAGTATATCAACTAGATGGTATAAATATATGTCTCTAGCATTGGTTGGAAATATGGTTGCGCCTTTCACCCTACTACTAATACCTTTATTTAGGGTAACAAATATTACAATTACGTATTTATTACTTTTAGGTATTACAATAGGTATAGTATTTTTACTTTACCTAGTAGCTAATGGCAACTCATTAAATTTAATTTTGTATGCTATGGTTCTGTTAGTTGGTGGTCTATTGATTGATACTATCACTGGACAAAATTTAATTAAAAATTCTCTATTAGGCTATGATCCTATAATAGGCGCAAGATATTATGGAATAGGTAATGAATACATGGGTATACTTATTGGGGCTGTTCTAGTATTAACTACTGTATTATCAGAAAGATATTCAATTAATAAATATATGCTTATAATAATTTATGGATTTGTTACTATTATTATAGGATTTCCTAGGCTTGGAGCAAATGTAGGTGGTACAATTACAGCGGTATTTGCTTTTGTGTTTGTATCTATTAGACTACTGGGGCAAAAAATTAATATTAAGAAGCTAATTTATATTGCTTTAGCTGTAATAGGGGCAGTGGGTGTAATGGCTATAATTGATTTATTTATCCTCGAAAGTCAGTCTCATTTAGCAGGAGCAATAAAACAAATTATTTCAAGTGGCCCTATTGTGATATATCAAATTATAGTTAGAAAAATTTCTATGAATTTAAGAATTATGGGTGTAACCATTTGGAGTAAGGTGCTTTTAAGTGCAATTGTTGTTTTAAGTATACTTTTTTATAAACCTATTGGATTTATAAAACAAATATCATTGAAGTATCCTAAAATAGCTATAGGCTGGAGTGGGATAATCGTTGCTTGTATTATTGGGTTTGCGGTTAATGATTCTGGTGTAGTAGCAGCAGCTACAAGCGTAATATTTTTAACATCAACAATACTGTATTTAATAATTGATGACTTAAGTCATTAA
- a CDS encoding aldo/keto reductase yields MEKIKLGNTNIEVSRLCFGSLTMGPLQTNQSPEDGGDLLLYGFENGINFIDAAELYETYKHIGHALKYLDRSKVIVSTKSYAYSKETAENSLKKALDEMDTDYVDFFMLHEQESEHTIRGHYEAIEYFLKMKEKGYIRGVGLSTHTVAAVRGSLKYKEIEVIHPIVNINGLGIQDGTIDDMLLALKDAHDLGKGIYGMKPLGGGNLLRNFQQCFDFVLNLPVLDSIAVGMQSKEEIDVNVSIFEGREINKLSLDKIKSKERKLSISNWCERCGKCVEACSHNALQIIDDKVVVDHNKCVLCSYCSKYCPEFCIKVI; encoded by the coding sequence ATGGAAAAAATAAAATTAGGAAATACCAATATTGAAGTTTCAAGACTTTGCTTCGGAAGCTTAACTATGGGTCCACTGCAGACAAATCAAAGCCCAGAAGATGGTGGAGATTTATTATTATATGGATTTGAAAATGGAATTAACTTTATTGATGCAGCAGAGCTATATGAAACCTATAAACATATAGGACATGCCTTAAAGTATTTAGATAGAAGTAAGGTTATAGTGTCTACAAAATCTTATGCTTATTCTAAGGAAACAGCTGAAAACAGCTTAAAGAAAGCACTAGATGAAATGGATACAGATTACGTAGACTTCTTTATGCTACATGAGCAGGAAAGTGAACATACTATACGCGGGCACTATGAAGCTATAGAATACTTTTTAAAGATGAAAGAAAAAGGATATATTAGAGGTGTTGGGTTATCTACTCATACAGTTGCGGCGGTAAGAGGAAGCTTAAAGTATAAAGAGATAGAAGTAATACACCCTATTGTAAATATTAATGGGTTAGGCATACAAGATGGTACGATTGATGACATGCTTTTAGCCCTTAAAGATGCCCATGATTTGGGAAAAGGCATATATGGTATGAAACCCTTAGGGGGAGGTAATTTGTTGAGAAATTTTCAGCAATGCTTCGATTTTGTGCTAAATCTTCCAGTGCTTGATTCTATTGCTGTCGGTATGCAAAGCAAGGAAGAAATAGATGTTAATGTATCCATATTCGAGGGAAGGGAAATAAATAAATTATCATTAGATAAAATTAAAAGCAAAGAAAGAAAGTTGAGCATTTCTAATTGGTGTGAAAGATGTGGTAAATGTGTAGAGGCTTGTAGTCATAATGCTTTGCAAATAATTGATGATAAGGTTGTAGTGGATCATAACAAGTGTGTACTATGTAGCTATTGTTCTAAATATTGTCCTGAATTTTGTATAAAAGTTATCTAA
- the ruvX gene encoding Holliday junction resolvase RuvX, translated as MPRIMGLDVGDKTIGVALSDLLGWTAQGLETIRRIGIKKDLQRLEEIIKEYEVNKIVVGLPKNMNGTIGPQGEKVLEFNERLEKRFNNIEIVPWDERLTTVAAEKSLIEADVSRKKRKEVIDKIAAVYILQGYLDSLSK; from the coding sequence ATGCCAAGAATAATGGGTTTAGATGTAGGAGATAAAACTATAGGAGTAGCTTTGAGCGATTTGCTAGGGTGGACTGCACAAGGATTAGAAACTATACGTAGAATTGGAATAAAAAAAGATCTTCAAAGACTTGAAGAAATTATTAAAGAATATGAGGTAAATAAAATTGTTGTAGGCTTACCTAAAAACATGAATGGAACTATTGGACCTCAAGGAGAGAAGGTATTAGAATTTAATGAACGATTAGAAAAAAGATTTAATAATATAGAAATTGTTCCGTGGGATGAACGCTTAACTACTGTAGCGGCTGAAAAATCGCTAATAGAGGCAGATGTTAGTAGAAAAAAACGAAAAGAGGTAATAGATAAAATTGCCGCTGTTTATATTTTACAGGGATACTTAGATAGTTTAAGTAAATAA
- a CDS encoding DUF1292 domain-containing protein codes for MEERDDIITLVDEDGKEQDFEVIMTLEVEDNEYAILAPVGSDDEEDAYVFKIVYDNEEEFSLVAIEDDEEYENVVATYETLMDEEM; via the coding sequence ATGGAAGAAAGAGACGATATAATAACACTAGTAGATGAAGATGGAAAAGAGCAGGATTTTGAAGTGATAATGACCCTTGAGGTAGAAGATAATGAATATGCAATTTTAGCACCTGTAGGATCAGATGATGAAGAAGACGCTTATGTTTTTAAAATCGTATATGATAATGAAGAAGAATTCTCGCTTGTTGCTATCGAAGATGATGAAGAATATGAAAATGTAGTAGCTACATATGAAACATTAATGGATGAAGAAATGTAA
- a CDS encoding Fur family transcriptional regulator, with amino-acid sequence MDNLIDSLKERLKEKGYKLTPQRRATLDTIIENQGKHLNTEEIYDLVKEKCPEIGLATVYRTLQLLDEMSVLSKLNLDDGCIRYELNTHEDDHQHHHLICQSCNDVIEVELDLLEHLEEEIEKKYHFIIRDHTVKFFGICSKCQ; translated from the coding sequence ATGGACAACCTGATTGATTCATTAAAAGAAAGACTAAAGGAGAAAGGTTATAAATTAACTCCTCAGCGAAGAGCTACATTAGATACTATTATTGAAAATCAAGGGAAACATTTAAATACCGAGGAGATTTATGATCTTGTAAAAGAGAAATGTCCTGAAATAGGACTTGCAACTGTGTATCGAACTTTACAACTATTAGATGAGATGTCAGTTCTCTCAAAGTTAAATTTAGACGATGGATGTATTCGTTATGAACTAAATACTCATGAAGATGACCATCAACATCATCATTTAATTTGCCAAAGCTGTAATGATGTAATAGAAGTGGAGCTAGATCTATTAGAGCATTTAGAAGAAGAAATAGAAAAAAAATATCATTTTATTATTAGGGATCATACTGTTAAATTTTTTGGTATCTGTTCTAAATGCCAGTAG
- a CDS encoding ribonuclease J, which translates to MARKATKIKIIPLGGLSEIGRNMTAFEYKDEILIIDCGLSFPEDDMLGIDIVIPDITYLMKNKDKVKGIVLTHGHEDHIGALPYILKKLNVPVYGTRLTLGLVEIKIKEHKLNNVHLQRVDAGQTVKLGEFEVEFIRTSHSIPDSCAIAIHTSLGVIFHTGDFKVDYTPIDGQLIDLHRIAELGKKGVLVMMADSTNVERPGSTLSERSVGSTFENIFRNTRKRIIVATFASNVHRVQQVLDSAYKYNRRVVISGRSMVNVISVAQELGALNVPEGLIIDINEMDQYDDNRIVILTTGSQGEPMAALSRMASSEHRKLDIQPGDLVVFSSSPIPGNEKSVTRVINQLFEKGAEVIYESLDEVHVSGHACQEELKLMHRLAMPQYFIPVHGEYRHLRQHGKLAESLGMPKENIFIGQNGTVFEFGKDYGKISGSIQSGRVLVDGLGVGDVGNIVLRDRKHLAEDGLMVVVVTIARENGKVAAGPDIISRGFVYVRESEDLMDEARKVVRSVLDSCEQQNIREWSSLKSAIRDSLKDFLYEKTKRRPMILPVIMEV; encoded by the coding sequence GTGGCTAGAAAAGCAACAAAAATTAAAATTATTCCACTAGGAGGGCTAAGTGAAATTGGAAGAAATATGACCGCATTTGAATATAAAGATGAGATCTTGATTATTGATTGTGGACTAAGTTTTCCAGAGGACGATATGTTAGGGATTGACATTGTTATTCCAGATATAACATATTTAATGAAGAATAAGGATAAGGTTAAAGGAATAGTATTGACCCATGGACATGAAGACCATATTGGAGCATTACCTTATATTCTTAAAAAATTAAATGTTCCAGTATATGGTACAAGACTTACATTAGGTTTAGTAGAAATTAAAATTAAAGAACATAAGCTTAATAACGTACATTTACAAAGAGTAGATGCTGGTCAAACCGTCAAACTTGGAGAATTCGAAGTTGAGTTTATTCGTACTAGTCATAGTATACCAGACTCCTGTGCTATAGCTATACATACCTCTTTAGGTGTAATCTTTCACACAGGGGATTTTAAGGTGGATTACACACCTATTGATGGTCAACTAATTGACTTACATCGTATAGCAGAACTAGGTAAAAAAGGCGTGTTAGTAATGATGGCTGATAGTACAAATGTGGAGAGACCAGGATCTACACTGTCGGAGCGTAGTGTAGGATCAACATTTGAAAATATTTTTAGAAATACTAGAAAACGAATTATTGTTGCTACTTTTGCATCGAATGTACATAGAGTACAGCAGGTGTTAGATTCGGCATATAAATACAATAGAAGGGTAGTAATCTCTGGTAGAAGCATGGTAAATGTAATATCAGTTGCTCAGGAGCTGGGCGCTTTAAATGTGCCAGAAGGATTAATTATTGATATAAACGAAATGGATCAATATGACGATAACAGAATTGTTATTTTAACAACTGGAAGTCAGGGTGAACCTATGGCTGCTCTATCAAGGATGGCAAGTTCTGAACATAGAAAATTAGATATTCAACCTGGAGATTTAGTTGTTTTTTCATCTAGTCCAATTCCAGGAAATGAAAAATCAGTTACTCGTGTAATCAATCAGTTATTTGAAAAGGGTGCCGAAGTTATTTATGAAAGCTTAGATGAAGTCCACGTTTCAGGTCATGCTTGCCAAGAAGAGTTAAAGTTAATGCATAGGTTAGCTATGCCACAATATTTTATACCAGTTCATGGAGAATATAGACATTTAAGACAACATGGAAAGTTGGCTGAAAGCCTAGGTATGCCTAAAGAGAATATATTTATTGGCCAAAATGGTACTGTTTTCGAATTTGGTAAGGACTATGGGAAAATAAGTGGTAGCATACAGTCAGGTAGAGTATTAGTAGATGGATTAGGTGTAGGGGATGTAGGTAATATTGTTCTTAGAGATCGTAAACATTTAGCAGAAGACGGATTAATGGTAGTAGTAGTTACAATTGCTAGAGAAAATGGTAAGGTTGCAGCAGGACCAGATATCATTTCAAGAGGTTTTGTTTATGTAAGAGAATCTGAAGATCTAATGGATGAAGCTAGAAAAGTTGTTCGAAGTGTTTTAGATAGTTGTGAACAGCAAAATATTAGGGAATGGTCATCGCTAAAAAGTGCTATAAGAGATAGCTTAAAGGATTTTCTATATGAAAAAACTAAGCGTAGACCAATGATTCTACCAGTAATAATGGAAGTTTAA
- a CDS encoding LysO family transporter, producing MNIFLYLIILALGAYIGNKKLLKDSIMKKLDYIQSLSLLLLLFIMGVSIGMDKDVVTSFAAIGVQAIVLAVFSVAFSILGVKIISKKVLTLEEKREKSDC from the coding sequence ATGAACATATTTTTATATTTAATAATCTTAGCATTAGGTGCATACATAGGCAACAAAAAGCTACTAAAAGATTCTATAATGAAAAAACTAGATTATATTCAAAGTCTTTCACTTTTATTACTTTTATTTATTATGGGTGTTAGTATAGGTATGGATAAAGATGTAGTTACCTCTTTTGCTGCAATTGGTGTGCAGGCTATAGTTTTAGCAGTATTTTCAGTAGCATTTAGTATTTTAGGTGTTAAGATTATATCCAAAAAGGTACTTACCTTGGAAGAAAAGAGGGAAAAAAGTGACTGTTAA
- a CDS encoding lysine exporter LysO family protein: MTVKILLAVGFGILFGLFIFPVNMATYMSTFISIGLCILLFFVGIDIGRQENIAKKVKELGLKVLLVPLMVALGSIIGSMFGGAILGIPINQAGAIGAGFGWYSLSAIELAKHSAQLGTLAFITNVCREIIAIIIIPIIAKYIGKLESIAPAGATAMDTTLPIISKATDGNVAVISFITGASLSLLVPILVPFFMILQ; the protein is encoded by the coding sequence GTGACTGTTAAAATATTATTAGCTGTTGGTTTTGGCATATTATTCGGATTGTTTATTTTTCCTGTAAATATGGCTACGTATATGAGTACATTTATTAGCATAGGACTTTGTATACTGTTGTTTTTTGTTGGCATAGATATAGGAAGACAAGAAAATATAGCTAAAAAAGTAAAGGAATTGGGTTTGAAAGTTCTTTTAGTTCCTTTAATGGTTGCATTAGGTAGTATTATAGGCTCTATGTTTGGCGGAGCTATACTAGGTATTCCAATTAACCAGGCAGGAGCAATTGGAGCAGGGTTTGGTTGGTATAGTTTATCAGCTATTGAATTAGCAAAACATAGTGCTCAGCTTGGAACATTGGCGTTTATCACAAATGTTTGTAGAGAAATTATTGCAATAATTATAATTCCTATAATTGCTAAGTATATAGGTAAATTAGAAAGTATTGCACCAGCAGGGGCTACAGCGATGGATACCACATTACCTATTATTTCAAAGGCTACAGATGGAAACGTAGCTGTTATTTCATTTATTACGGGTGCATCATTATCGTTATTAGTACCAATTTTAGTGCCATTTTTTATGATTTTACAATAA